The window CACTGCTTACTGCAAACTCTTTATTGCTTGTTCAATATCGGCAATTAAATCTTCTGGCTCTTCTATTCCAACTGAAAATCGTATTAATCCATCTTTTATTCCTCTTTCTAAACGTTCTTCTTCACTTAGCAAAGCATGTGTAGTTTGTACAGGACTTACTGTTGTACTTTCTAAACCTGCTAAACTCATAGAAGATTTAATCAGTTTTAAATTACGCTGAAAATCCATCGCATCTAGATTTTCATTCAATTCAAAAGCTAACATTGCTCCAAAACCTTTCATCTGTTTTTTTGCAATTTCATGTTGAGGATGGCTTTTTAAACCCGGATAATAAACAGCATCAATATTTGAGTTTCCTTCTAAATATTCAGCCATAATTTGAGCGTTTTTAGTTTGCTCTTTTACGCGTAAATTCAATGTTTTTAAGCTTCTTTCTAATAACCAAACGGTTTGATCGCTTAAATTTCCTCCTAAATTAATTGCCGTATTCCAAACTTGCTCAATATGTTCTTTTGAACCCGCAACTGCTCCAGCAGAAATATCTGAATGTCCGCCCATATATTTTGTTGCAGAATGAATTATAATATCAATTCCAAAATTTGTTGGAATTTGATTTATTGGCGAAGCAAACGTATTATCAATCATTGTTAAGATATTATTTTGCTTTGCAATAGTTGAAATAGCTTGCATATCCGTAATTCCTAACAACGGATTTGAAGGTGTTTCAATATATAAAATCTTTGTGTTTTCTTTAATTAAAGAGATAAAATCTTCCACTTTATCACTTGCTGTAAACGAATATTCTATTCCATATTTATCAAATTCAGAAACTATAAAATTATAGGTTCCTCCATAAATAACTTGCTGAACTACAACATGATCTCCTCGTTTTAAAAAAGCCAACATTGTTGAGGAAATGGCCGCCATTCCTGAGCTAAAAATTAACGCATCTTCCGTTTGTTCTAATGCGGCAATCTTTTTACATAACATTTCTTGGTTTGGCGTGTTGTAATATCTAGGATATCGTTTTACATCAACACCATCAAAAGCATAGGAAGTTGCCATAAAAATAGGCGAAATTGCTCCTTTAAATTGTGTGTCTTTTACTTCGCCAGTGTGAACACAGGTTGTGTTTATTCCAAGTTTTTTATTCATAATTTATAAGTGTAAATGTTGAAGAAAAATAATATTTTTTATTTTGTTCATATACTGAACAATAAAAAGTGTCTTTTGTAATTAAATTAACCACTTTAAATTTATCAATGTAATAATCTGAATCTTTATTTATATTTAAAATTTTATATTTATTGGTATCAATAGTATTTCTGTAATTTTCGGTTTCTTCCTTTTTTAATTCTAACATAAAATTTCTCCAACTTACTTTACCTTCAGAACAAATATCTCTTTGTTGTTTTTGAATATCGCCCCAAACAAATTCATAAATTGAATCTTTTAATGTTAAAGCATCCATTTCTAAATATTTATCGTACTTAGTTGACTTATTTATAGGATTAACTACTGTTGGTCTGCTTTTATAAAAATTATAAAAAGTTCTTTCTTCAGGTGCAATTGTTGGAATGTCAATTTGATAAAAAATTGTTGTGTCATTCATTTTTTTACCAATCAGAATAACATCAACTCCAAAGCTTCTTTTATAACCGTTATCATACAAATCACCACAAGAAACATCTTTGGTAACTTCAAAAGGCAAAATAGAAATTTGTTTTTTCTCACAAGAAGAAAGAATCAGAGTCACAACCAATAAACAAATAAACTTTTTCACAGATAAACTTTTAACAACAGCTAATTTACTAAAACCAATTCTAATCATTACAAGAATTTCAATATCTTCGCTTTATATGATTACAGTAACAATTATTGGTAATGGAAATGTGGCAACACATCTTACAAACGCTTTTTCTAAAACTAAAAACGTAAATGCTACACAAGTTAATTCTAGAGAATTAAAAGCTGTTCCGCAAGCGGATGTTACTTTAATCGCGGTTTCTGATGATGCTATAGCTGAAGTTTCTTCAAAAATTAAAAACTCTTTTGTAGTACATACATCTGGAAGTGTTTCCTTAAACTCTTTGCAAAACAAGACTAGAAAAGGTGTTTTTTATATGCTACAGACTTTTTCTAAAGATAAAGAAGTCAATTTTTCGGAAGTTCCGTTTTGTTTAGAAACAGAAAATGAAGGTGATAAAAAACTACTTGAATCTTTAGCAAAATCAATCGGAAAAAAAATTTATTCAATTAGTTCTGAACAAAGAAAAGTATTGCATGTTGCAGCCGTTTTTGTAAATAATTTTACAAATCATATGTATAAAACCGGAAACGATATTTGCGAAGAATACAACGTTCCATTTGAAATTTTACAACCGTTAATTAAAGAAACGGCTCAGAAAATAGAAACAATATCTCCAATAGAAGCACAAACTGGACCTGCAGTTAGAAACGATAAAAAAACAATAAAAAATCATTTAGATTTGCTGAACAAAAAACAACAGAAAATCTATAAAACAATCACAAAATCTATCCGAAATGGAAATTAGCTACAAACAATTATTACCAAATATAACTACCTTAATTTTTGATGTCGATGGCGTTTTAACAAACGGAATTGTAACTATAATGCCAGACGGAGAAATGATAAGAAACATGAATATTAAAGATGGTTATGCATTAAAATCTGCTGTAAACGCAGGATTTAATGTTTGTATTATTTCTGGTGGAACTAACGAAGGTGTAAGAACTCGTTTAGCTAATTTAGGTATTA of the Tenacibaculum todarodis genome contains:
- a CDS encoding trans-sulfuration enzyme family protein — encoded protein: MNKKLGINTTCVHTGEVKDTQFKGAISPIFMATSYAFDGVDVKRYPRYYNTPNQEMLCKKIAALEQTEDALIFSSGMAAISSTMLAFLKRGDHVVVQQVIYGGTYNFIVSEFDKYGIEYSFTASDKVEDFISLIKENTKILYIETPSNPLLGITDMQAISTIAKQNNILTMIDNTFASPINQIPTNFGIDIIIHSATKYMGGHSDISAGAVAGSKEHIEQVWNTAINLGGNLSDQTVWLLERSLKTLNLRVKEQTKNAQIMAEYLEGNSNIDAVYYPGLKSHPQHEIAKKQMKGFGAMLAFELNENLDAMDFQRNLKLIKSSMSLAGLESTTVSPVQTTHALLSEEERLERGIKDGLIRFSVGIEEPEDLIADIEQAIKSLQ
- a CDS encoding Rossmann-like and DUF2520 domain-containing protein; protein product: MITVTIIGNGNVATHLTNAFSKTKNVNATQVNSRELKAVPQADVTLIAVSDDAIAEVSSKIKNSFVVHTSGSVSLNSLQNKTRKGVFYMLQTFSKDKEVNFSEVPFCLETENEGDKKLLESLAKSIGKKIYSISSEQRKVLHVAAVFVNNFTNHMYKTGNDICEEYNVPFEILQPLIKETAQKIETISPIEAQTGPAVRNDKKTIKNHLDLLNKKQQKIYKTITKSIRNGN